From one Thalassobaculum sp. OXR-137 genomic stretch:
- a CDS encoding CaiB/BaiF CoA-transferase family protein yields the protein MPGTAQKSRKPLAGVRVIDFSTLLPGPMATLILAEAGAEVIKLERPGSGEDMRAYPPMVTEDSGVNFALLNRGKRSLAVDLKDPEAVERVKVLIKDADVLVEQFRPGVMDRLGLGYETVKALNPAIVYCSITGFGQTGPKAALAAHDLNYMSETGVLNLGADSRGDPVLPPVLVADIGGGTMPAVISILLALREAEKTGEGAFLDVAMADNLFAWGYWALGERAAGKGDPKPGGELVTGGTPRYQVYRCADGRWLACAPLEPKFWANFCEVIGLDPALRDDSKDPTATTAEVRALIASRTSADWLEAFDGIDACVTLVKSISEAAEDPHFQQRGLFAGTMQAGKTAMIPLPPPIAPIYRDPEGGQSFPALGDANDDLLRD from the coding sequence GCTGGCCGGCGTGCGGGTGATCGACTTTTCCACCCTCCTGCCGGGGCCGATGGCGACCCTGATCCTGGCCGAGGCCGGAGCGGAGGTGATCAAGCTGGAACGGCCCGGCAGCGGCGAGGACATGCGCGCCTATCCGCCGATGGTGACCGAGGACAGCGGCGTGAACTTCGCCCTGCTGAACCGCGGCAAGCGCTCGCTCGCCGTCGACCTGAAGGATCCGGAAGCGGTCGAGCGGGTGAAGGTGCTGATCAAGGATGCCGACGTGCTGGTCGAACAGTTCCGGCCCGGCGTCATGGACCGGCTCGGCCTGGGCTACGAGACAGTGAAGGCGCTGAACCCGGCCATTGTCTACTGTTCCATCACCGGCTTCGGTCAGACCGGCCCAAAAGCGGCGCTGGCGGCCCATGACCTGAACTACATGTCGGAGACCGGCGTTCTGAACCTCGGCGCCGACAGCCGCGGCGATCCGGTCCTGCCGCCGGTGCTTGTGGCGGATATCGGCGGCGGCACCATGCCGGCGGTGATCTCGATCCTGCTAGCCCTGCGCGAGGCGGAGAAAACCGGCGAGGGCGCGTTCCTCGACGTCGCCATGGCCGACAATCTGTTCGCCTGGGGCTACTGGGCGCTGGGCGAGCGGGCGGCCGGCAAGGGCGATCCCAAGCCCGGCGGCGAGTTGGTGACCGGCGGAACCCCGCGCTACCAAGTCTACCGCTGCGCCGATGGCCGCTGGCTCGCCTGCGCGCCTCTGGAGCCGAAATTCTGGGCGAATTTCTGCGAGGTGATCGGCCTCGACCCGGCCCTGCGCGACGATTCCAAGGATCCGACGGCCACCACCGCCGAGGTCCGTGCCCTTATCGCCTCGCGCACCAGCGCCGACTGGCTTGAGGCCTTCGATGGCATCGACGCCTGCGTCACCCTGGTGAAGTCGATCTCCGAAGCCGCGGAAGACCCGCATTTCCAGCAGCGCGGCCTGTTCGCCGGGACCATGCAGGCGGGCAAGACCGCCATGATCCCGCTGCCGCCGCCCATCGCCCCGATCTACCGCGACCCCGAGGGCGGGCAGTCGTTCCCGGCCCTGGGCGACGCCAATGACGACTTGCTGAGGGACTAG
- a CDS encoding NADPH:quinone oxidoreductase family protein has protein sequence MRAVMMEAFGAPETAVVRELPSPTPGPGQVAIRTRAAGVNYPDLLVVEGRYQHKPPLPFIPGKELAGEITAVGAGVTGWKPGDRVMAQMEYGAFAEEVVAGIDQCFAMPDGMAFADAAAMGLVYQTAWFALLDRGGFKPGETVLVLGATGGVGMATIQLVKALGGTALAGVSTMSKADAARQAGADHIIDLSVENLRDGLRDQVHAATGGTGADVCIDPLGGDPFDAAMRALAWCGRIVVVGFAAGRIPVIKANYLLVKNIAVTGLQWSDYRDRTPERMAEAQAEIFRLHAEGKLSANVMATFPLDRMAEAMAVISDRKVVGKVVLEM, from the coding sequence ATGCGTGCTGTGATGATGGAAGCGTTCGGCGCGCCGGAGACGGCGGTGGTCAGGGAGCTGCCCTCTCCGACGCCCGGACCGGGCCAGGTGGCGATCCGCACCCGGGCGGCCGGCGTGAACTATCCCGACCTGCTGGTGGTGGAGGGCAGGTACCAGCACAAGCCGCCGCTGCCCTTCATTCCGGGCAAGGAATTGGCCGGCGAGATCACCGCGGTCGGCGCCGGCGTGACCGGCTGGAAGCCGGGAGACCGGGTGATGGCACAGATGGAATACGGCGCCTTCGCCGAAGAGGTCGTGGCCGGGATCGACCAGTGCTTCGCGATGCCCGACGGCATGGCCTTCGCCGACGCGGCGGCCATGGGGCTGGTCTATCAGACCGCCTGGTTCGCCCTGCTCGACCGGGGCGGCTTCAAGCCAGGCGAGACGGTGCTGGTTCTGGGCGCCACCGGCGGCGTCGGCATGGCGACCATCCAACTGGTGAAGGCGCTGGGCGGCACCGCGCTCGCCGGCGTGTCGACCATGTCCAAGGCCGACGCGGCGCGCCAGGCTGGGGCGGACCACATCATCGACCTGTCGGTGGAGAACCTGCGCGACGGGCTGCGCGATCAGGTCCATGCGGCGACCGGCGGCACGGGCGCGGATGTCTGCATCGACCCGCTGGGGGGAGATCCGTTCGACGCGGCCATGCGGGCACTGGCCTGGTGCGGTCGGATAGTGGTCGTCGGCTTCGCGGCCGGGCGCATCCCGGTGATCAAGGCGAACTACCTGCTGGTGAAGAACATTGCGGTGACCGGCCTGCAATGGTCCGACTACCGTGATCGCACGCCAGAGCGCATGGCCGAGGCCCAGGCCGAGATCTTCCGCCTGCATGCCGAGGGCAAGCTGTCGGCCAACGTGATGGCGACCTTCCCGCTGGACAGGATGGCCGAGGCCATGGCGGTCATCTCCGACCGTAAGGTGGTGGGGAAGGTCGTGCTGGAGATGTGA
- a CDS encoding alpha/beta hydrolase, with product MLSCRERFVTSRSGARLFTADWGDPLDPRVPVLGLPGYARTTKDFAHIAERIAPRRLVSLDYRGRGRSDYAADPADYAPPIMADDIRAVMIALGLHRVVVIGTSFGGLMAMALAVMAPTALAGVVLNDIGPEIPDTGGDFLIEVMGRERRPASWEAAAAEMKTILPDMSFTTQEEWVAFAKTTYREEPDGSLRQDWDPAIVKPLAGAEATEADLWALFSALTAVPVLLVRGGRSIVLSAETASEMQRRHPAMETVLLPEIGHAPTLDEPPAREALERFLGRH from the coding sequence GTGCTGTCCTGCCGGGAACGCTTCGTCACCAGCCGGTCGGGCGCGCGGCTGTTCACGGCCGATTGGGGGGACCCGCTGGATCCCCGCGTGCCGGTGCTCGGCCTGCCCGGCTATGCCCGCACCACCAAGGATTTCGCCCATATCGCCGAGCGGATCGCGCCGCGCCGGCTGGTCAGCCTCGACTATCGGGGCCGCGGCCGGTCTGATTATGCCGCGGATCCCGCCGACTACGCGCCGCCGATCATGGCCGACGACATCCGCGCGGTAATGATAGCGCTGGGGCTGCACCGGGTCGTCGTGATCGGAACGTCCTTCGGCGGACTGATGGCCATGGCCCTAGCGGTGATGGCGCCGACCGCGCTGGCGGGCGTCGTGCTGAACGACATCGGGCCGGAGATCCCGGATACCGGCGGCGACTTTTTGATCGAGGTGATGGGCCGCGAGCGCCGGCCCGCCTCGTGGGAGGCCGCGGCGGCGGAGATGAAGACGATCCTGCCGGACATGTCCTTCACCACGCAGGAGGAATGGGTCGCCTTCGCCAAGACCACCTATCGCGAGGAGCCGGACGGCAGCCTGCGCCAGGACTGGGACCCGGCGATCGTAAAACCGCTGGCCGGGGCCGAGGCCACGGAGGCGGACCTCTGGGCACTGTTCAGCGCGCTGACGGCGGTGCCGGTGCTGCTGGTGCGGGGTGGCAGGTCGATCGTCCTGTCGGCGGAGACGGCATCGGAAATGCAGCGCCGCCATCCGGCGATGGAAACCGTCCTCCTGCCGGAGATCGGTCACGCCCCCACCCTGGACGAGCCGCCGGCGCGGGAGGCGCTGGAGCGATTTCTGGGGCGGCATTGA
- a CDS encoding haloacid dehalogenase type II, translating to MTERFDGIEACVFDAYGTMFDVHSAVARCRDDFGLEVEPAQIMSDVWRTKQLSYSWLRSLMGPDHYVPFWQVTGDALDFALETAFPGGPPTGLRQALMDSYRTLDTYPEVVGVLQRLKAAGMKTAILSNGSPDMLESVCESTGCAPLLDAVLSVDELGVFKPDPRVYRLAVDRLGVSGPAAISFQSSNAWDAAAASAFGFRVAWCNRFGQARERLPGSPDIELKTLEPLPAIVGAI from the coding sequence ATGACCGAACGGTTCGACGGGATCGAGGCCTGCGTCTTCGATGCCTACGGAACGATGTTCGACGTCCATTCCGCCGTCGCGCGCTGCCGCGACGATTTCGGCCTGGAGGTGGAACCGGCCCAGATCATGTCAGACGTCTGGCGCACCAAGCAGCTCTCCTATTCCTGGCTGCGCAGCCTGATGGGCCCGGACCATTATGTGCCGTTCTGGCAGGTCACCGGCGACGCGCTCGACTTCGCGCTGGAGACCGCCTTTCCCGGCGGTCCGCCGACCGGCCTGCGTCAGGCGCTGATGGACAGTTACCGCACCCTGGACACCTATCCCGAGGTGGTGGGCGTGCTGCAGAGGCTGAAGGCCGCCGGCATGAAGACCGCCATCCTGTCGAACGGGTCGCCCGACATGCTGGAGAGCGTGTGCGAGAGCACCGGCTGCGCCCCGCTGCTGGACGCCGTGCTGTCGGTGGATGAGTTGGGCGTGTTCAAGCCGGACCCTCGGGTCTACCGGCTCGCTGTCGATCGCCTGGGCGTGTCGGGTCCGGCGGCAATCAGCTTCCAGTCGTCCAATGCCTGGGATGCGGCGGCAGCCTCCGCCTTCGGCTTCCGGGTGGCCTGGTGCAACCGCTTCGGCCAGGCGCGTGAGCGGCTGCCGGGATCGCCGGACATCGAGCTGAAGACATTGGAGCCCCTGCCGGCCATCGTCGGCGCCATCTGA
- a CDS encoding lytic transglycosylase domain-containing protein, whose product MIVRGLPVIFGVVALAWAGVAPAADKAPSPELRPSTATAVAPGGAPIPMARPAGLTGLSASDSAWRTTLSFAASGDWDKVSAVRGRGRDAAMEALFQWTRLRDGGQPTDFAAIERFLNDHPGWPDESTLVARAEELMPRDISLARKLDWFAKHPPRSTQGKLAHLEAVARTGDQATVQAKVRQTWRSIELGNKDEALFLARYGKYLRQIDHIERLDDMLWRGHAGAARQAMDHVPDGWRKLADARLRLRYKQAGVDEAIRRVPKDLQDDPGLHYERLRWRRQSGMKVGARELMFQAPPSEEFAALWWRERAWHIREALDDGNLKDAYLLAASHNQRSGAPFADAEWLAGWIALRFLDRPKDALRHFTQLHGNVSTPISSGRAAYWAGRASEAVGDPDGAREWYARGAAFQTTFYGQLAAARIGAKRIALPAPAAPDAAARAAFDADDEVQATRALLRLRMDRTARLFLRHMAVSSDDIDRSALIAEMAAEAGELGTAVFTARRAATGRMILPALGYPVLQPTPTEGPEPAFVHAIIRQESSFETTAISRVGARGLMQLMPATAEVTAKSIGLVYDLGSLIARPDYNVTLGSTYLKQMVNRFDGHYIKAIAAYNAGPGRVAAWVRDHGDPSDPKVDVIDWIERIPFSETRNYVQRVLEALHVYRDRLANDHDQATAIAALAPSAQKVWCVYSCGVLLDRQQAALKK is encoded by the coding sequence ATGATCGTTCGCGGTCTCCCGGTCATCTTCGGCGTGGTGGCGCTGGCCTGGGCCGGTGTTGCCCCGGCTGCCGACAAGGCGCCATCGCCCGAGCTGCGCCCGTCTACGGCGACCGCCGTCGCTCCCGGCGGTGCTCCCATACCGATGGCCCGGCCAGCCGGCCTGACTGGCCTCTCGGCGTCGGACTCCGCGTGGAGGACCACCCTGTCCTTCGCGGCGTCCGGCGATTGGGACAAGGTCTCGGCGGTGCGCGGCCGGGGCCGGGACGCCGCGATGGAGGCCCTGTTCCAATGGACCCGGCTGCGCGACGGCGGCCAGCCGACAGATTTTGCCGCGATCGAGCGCTTCCTGAACGATCATCCGGGCTGGCCGGACGAATCCACCCTCGTCGCCCGGGCCGAGGAGCTGATGCCTCGCGACATCAGCCTGGCCCGCAAGCTCGACTGGTTCGCCAAGCATCCGCCGCGCTCGACCCAGGGCAAGCTCGCCCATCTCGAGGCGGTGGCACGGACCGGCGATCAGGCGACGGTGCAGGCCAAGGTGCGCCAGACCTGGCGCAGCATCGAGCTCGGCAACAAGGACGAGGCGCTGTTCCTCGCCCGCTACGGCAAGTACCTGCGGCAGATCGATCATATCGAGCGCCTGGACGACATGCTGTGGCGCGGCCATGCGGGTGCGGCCCGTCAGGCCATGGACCATGTGCCCGACGGCTGGCGGAAGCTGGCCGACGCCCGCCTGCGCCTGCGTTACAAGCAGGCCGGAGTGGACGAGGCGATCCGGCGGGTGCCCAAGGATCTCCAGGACGACCCGGGGCTGCATTACGAGCGGCTGCGCTGGCGCCGCCAGTCCGGCATGAAGGTCGGCGCGCGGGAACTGATGTTCCAGGCGCCGCCGTCCGAGGAATTCGCCGCGCTGTGGTGGCGCGAGCGGGCCTGGCATATCCGCGAGGCCTTGGACGACGGCAACCTGAAGGACGCCTACCTGCTGGCGGCCTCCCATAACCAGCGTTCGGGTGCCCCCTTCGCCGATGCCGAATGGCTTGCCGGGTGGATTGCGCTGCGGTTTCTCGATCGCCCGAAGGACGCCCTGCGCCACTTCACCCAGTTGCACGGCAATGTCTCCACCCCGATCAGCTCCGGCCGCGCCGCCTATTGGGCCGGCCGGGCGTCGGAAGCGGTCGGCGATCCGGACGGCGCGCGGGAATGGTATGCCCGCGGCGCCGCCTTCCAGACCACGTTCTACGGCCAGCTCGCCGCCGCGCGGATCGGCGCCAAGCGGATCGCCCTGCCCGCGCCCGCGGCACCGGATGCCGCCGCCCGCGCCGCCTTCGACGCCGACGACGAGGTGCAGGCGACCCGCGCCCTTCTCCGCCTGCGGATGGACCGCACCGCGCGGCTGTTCCTGCGGCACATGGCGGTGTCCAGCGACGACATCGACCGCTCGGCCCTGATCGCCGAAATGGCGGCGGAGGCCGGCGAGTTGGGCACGGCCGTGTTCACCGCCAGGCGCGCGGCGACCGGACGGATGATCCTGCCCGCCCTCGGCTACCCGGTGCTTCAGCCGACGCCGACCGAGGGGCCGGAGCCGGCCTTCGTGCACGCGATCATCCGCCAGGAGAGCAGCTTCGAGACCACCGCCATCAGCCGGGTCGGGGCGCGCGGCCTGATGCAGCTCATGCCGGCCACGGCGGAGGTCACCGCCAAGTCGATCGGGCTGGTCTACGACCTGGGCTCGTTGATCGCCCGGCCGGACTACAACGTGACCCTGGGCAGCACCTACCTGAAGCAGATGGTGAACCGCTTCGACGGCCACTACATCAAGGCGATCGCCGCCTATAACGCCGGTCCCGGCCGGGTCGCGGCCTGGGTCCGGGACCACGGCGATCCGAGCGACCCGAAGGTGGACGTCATCGACTGGATCGAGCGGATCCCGTTCTCCGAAACCCGCAATTACGTCCAGCGGGTGCTGGAGGCGCTGCATGTCTACCGCGACCGGCTCGCCAACGATCACGATCAGGCGACCGCCATCGCCGCGCTTGCTCCGAGCGCCCAGAAAGTCTGGTGCGTCTATTCCTGCGGCGTATTGTTGGACCGGCAACAGGCCGCCCTGAAGAAATAG
- the dapA gene encoding 4-hydroxy-tetrahydrodipicolinate synthase: MGYAFGQPLFKGSLVALITPFKNGAVDEDAFRKLVDWQIEQGTHGLVPVGTTGESPTLSHEEHKRVIELCIEQAAGRVPVIAGAGSNSTKEAVEFTQHAAEAGADAVLHVMPYYNKPTQEGMFRHFEAINNAVDIPIIIYNIPGRSVVDMSVDTMKRCYEELKNVTGVKDATADLVRPIKQRMAMGEDFCQLTGEDASVLPFLSHGGHGCISVTANVAPKQLSELHVAWQNRDLDTAFAINERLQPLHAALFAESSPGPVKYAASLLGICESTARLPIYEIADENKAKVESAMRYAGLLN; encoded by the coding sequence ATGGGCTACGCATTCGGACAGCCGTTGTTCAAGGGATCACTTGTTGCCTTGATCACGCCGTTCAAAAACGGCGCGGTGGACGAGGATGCGTTCCGAAAACTCGTGGACTGGCAGATCGAGCAGGGCACCCATGGCCTTGTTCCGGTCGGCACCACGGGGGAAAGCCCGACGCTGAGCCACGAGGAGCACAAGCGGGTCATCGAGCTCTGCATCGAGCAGGCGGCGGGCCGGGTCCCGGTCATCGCCGGTGCCGGCTCCAACTCGACCAAGGAAGCGGTGGAGTTCACCCAGCACGCGGCCGAGGCCGGTGCGGATGCGGTGCTGCACGTCATGCCGTATTACAACAAGCCGACCCAGGAAGGCATGTTCCGGCATTTCGAGGCGATCAATAACGCCGTCGATATCCCGATCATCATCTACAATATTCCCGGCCGCTCGGTCGTGGACATGTCCGTGGACACGATGAAGCGGTGCTACGAGGAGCTCAAGAACGTCACCGGCGTGAAGGACGCGACCGCCGATCTGGTGCGTCCGATCAAGCAGCGCATGGCGATGGGCGAGGATTTCTGTCAGCTCACCGGCGAGGACGCCTCCGTGCTGCCGTTCCTGTCCCATGGCGGGCACGGCTGCATCTCGGTCACGGCCAATGTCGCGCCCAAGCAGCTTTCCGAGCTGCACGTGGCCTGGCAGAACCGCGACCTGGACACCGCCTTCGCGATCAACGAGCGGCTGCAGCCCCTGCATGCCGCGCTGTTCGCCGAGAGCAGCCCGGGACCGGTGAAATACGCGGCCAGCCTGCTGGGCATCTGCGAGTCGACCGCCCGCCTGCCGATCTACGAGATCGCCGACGAGAACAAGGCGAAGGTCGAAAGCGCGATGCGCTATGCCGGCCTGCTGAACTGA
- the smpB gene encoding SsrA-binding protein SmpB, translated as MAGKQGARKEVARNRRARHEYMIEETLEAGLMLTGSEVKSLREGRASISESYAGDEKGDLALINAHIPEYKPAEPFNHEPRRVRRLLVHRKERDKLLGMIRREGYTIVPMSLYFNDRSIAKLEIGLARGKKMADKRQDVKKRDWERQKARLLREKG; from the coding sequence ATGGCGGGTAAGCAGGGCGCCCGCAAAGAGGTTGCTCGAAACCGGCGGGCCCGACACGAGTACATGATCGAGGAGACCCTCGAGGCCGGTCTCATGCTGACCGGTTCCGAGGTGAAGTCGCTGCGCGAGGGCCGCGCGTCGATCAGCGAGTCCTATGCGGGCGACGAGAAGGGCGACCTGGCGCTGATCAACGCCCATATTCCGGAATACAAGCCGGCCGAGCCGTTCAACCACGAGCCCCGCCGGGTGCGCCGTCTGCTCGTCCACCGCAAGGAGCGGGACAAGCTGCTCGGCATGATCCGGCGCGAGGGCTACACGATCGTGCCGATGTCGCTGTATTTCAACGACCGCAGCATCGCCAAGCTGGAGATCGGCCTCGCCCGCGGCAAGAAGATGGCCGACAAGCGCCAGGACGTGAAGAAGCGGGACTGGGAACGCCAGAAGGCCCGGCTTCTGCGCGAGAAGGGGTGA
- a CDS encoding uracil-DNA glycosylase, translating to MLSDPPADCGLCPRLVAFRHENRRLYPDFHNAPVPSFGGTDARLLVVGMAPGLKGANRTGRPFTGDYAGDLLYDTLLTFGFATGTYDKRADDGLSLIDCRITNAARCVPPQNKLIGSETANCRPFLETTIGEMPALKVILVLGSLAHGATLAALGRRKSAFKFGHNAVHDLEDGRLMVGSYHCSRYNTNTGRLTEEMFHDVFRQVRELLDTR from the coding sequence ATGCTGAGTGACCCGCCTGCCGATTGCGGTCTCTGCCCGCGTCTCGTCGCCTTCCGGCACGAGAACCGACGGCTGTACCCGGACTTCCACAACGCGCCGGTGCCGAGTTTCGGCGGCACCGATGCGCGGCTGCTGGTGGTCGGGATGGCGCCGGGCCTAAAGGGAGCGAACCGCACCGGCCGCCCGTTCACCGGCGATTACGCGGGCGACCTGCTCTACGACACCCTGCTCACGTTCGGCTTCGCCACCGGCACCTACGATAAGCGGGCGGATGACGGGCTGTCCCTGATCGACTGCCGGATCACCAACGCCGCCCGCTGCGTCCCGCCCCAGAACAAGCTGATCGGCTCCGAGACCGCGAATTGCCGGCCTTTCCTGGAGACGACCATCGGCGAGATGCCGGCGCTGAAGGTGATCCTGGTGCTCGGCTCCCTCGCCCATGGCGCGACGCTGGCGGCGCTGGGCCGACGGAAGTCCGCCTTCAAGTTCGGCCATAACGCGGTGCACGATCTGGAGGACGGCCGGCTGATGGTCGGCTCCTACCACTGCTCGCGCTACAACACGAACACCGGCCGGCTGACCGAAGAGATGTTCCACGACGTGTTCCGTCAGGTGCGGGAACTGCTGGACACGAGGTAA
- a CDS encoding NYN domain-containing protein: protein MLFHPDERMALFIDGANLYSAARSLGFDIDYKRLLDLFAGKGRLIRAFYYTALLEDQEYSPIRPLVDWLDYNGYTLVTKPAKEFTDSAGRRKVKGNMDIELAVDMMEMVDRVDHVVLFSGDGDFRSLIEAVQRKGVRASVVSSIRTQPPMIADELRRQADQFIELDQLAAQIERVHSDRGPRRERPAAPASAPVEADDDLDDDYVDDDYEDDEPPAVVRRTPTPRRG, encoded by the coding sequence ATGCTATTCCATCCCGATGAACGAATGGCGCTGTTCATAGACGGTGCCAACCTCTATTCCGCCGCCCGCTCCCTGGGTTTCGATATTGACTACAAGCGACTTCTCGATCTGTTTGCAGGTAAAGGCCGGTTGATTCGCGCCTTTTATTATACCGCATTGCTGGAAGATCAGGAGTATTCGCCGATCCGGCCGCTAGTCGACTGGCTGGATTACAACGGTTACACGCTGGTTACCAAGCCGGCCAAAGAATTCACCGACAGCGCCGGCCGCCGCAAGGTGAAGGGCAACATGGACATCGAGCTTGCGGTGGACATGATGGAAATGGTCGACCGGGTCGACCACGTGGTCCTGTTCTCCGGCGACGGCGACTTCCGCTCCCTGATCGAGGCGGTGCAGCGCAAGGGTGTGCGCGCGTCCGTCGTTTCCTCGATCCGCACCCAGCCGCCGATGATCGCCGACGAGCTGCGGCGCCAGGCCGACCAGTTCATCGAACTCGACCAGCTCGCGGCCCAGATCGAGCGGGTTCATTCCGATCGCGGTCCCCGTCGAGAGCGGCCGGCGGCGCCTGCCTCCGCCCCTGTCGAGGCGGATGACGATCTCGACGACGATTATGTCGACGACGATTACGAGGACGATGAGCCCCCCGCGGTCGTGCGTCGGACTCCGACGCCCCGCCGCGGCTGA
- the folK gene encoding 2-amino-4-hydroxy-6-hydroxymethyldihydropteridine diphosphokinase produces the protein MSKSGSGGPVGGGGTVIVIAVGANLPAAGFDTPLATCEAAVRRLDQEPDVRVVARSRWYESEPVPKSDQPWYVNGAVAVKTDLIPEVLLARMHEIEDSFGRVRRVRNEARPIDLDLIDYEGRVRIGAMAPTLPHPRAAERAFVLLPIRDLDPQWRHPVTGETVETLIGALSDLGESIRAIEEGASGS, from the coding sequence GTGTCGAAGAGCGGCTCCGGAGGGCCGGTCGGCGGAGGGGGCACGGTGATCGTCATCGCCGTCGGCGCCAACCTGCCGGCCGCCGGTTTCGACACGCCGCTGGCCACCTGCGAGGCGGCGGTCCGCCGACTGGATCAGGAGCCGGACGTCCGGGTCGTCGCCCGGTCGCGGTGGTACGAGTCCGAGCCGGTCCCGAAATCCGACCAGCCCTGGTACGTGAACGGCGCGGTCGCGGTGAAGACCGACCTGATCCCGGAGGTGCTGCTGGCCCGGATGCACGAGATCGAGGATTCCTTCGGCCGGGTCCGGCGGGTCCGCAACGAGGCACGCCCGATCGACCTCGATCTGATCGACTACGAGGGCAGGGTCCGCATCGGCGCGATGGCGCCGACCCTGCCGCACCCCCGGGCCGCCGAGCGGGCATTCGTGCTGCTGCCGATCCGTGACCTCGATCCGCAGTGGCGCCATCCGGTCACCGGCGAGACCGTGGAGACGCTGATCGGCGCGCTGTCCGATCTCGGCGAGTCGATCAGGGCGATCGAGGAAGGCGCGTCAGGATCTTGA
- the rpoZ gene encoding DNA-directed RNA polymerase subunit omega, translating to MARVTVEDCIVKIPNRFDLVMAAAQRSRDVSAGSTITVDRDNDKNPVIALREIAEETVDIAALNEALIKGLQKHVEIDEPEDDDMERLIGSDAGAGSVGLDGRLAEGETLGEDAAEDLGMEIEQGDGGQQFEDVDDSELDREG from the coding sequence ATGGCCCGCGTTACCGTCGAAGACTGCATCGTCAAGATCCCGAACCGGTTCGACCTGGTGATGGCCGCAGCCCAGCGCTCGCGCGACGTCTCCGCCGGCTCCACCATCACCGTGGACCGGGACAACGACAAGAACCCGGTTATCGCCCTGCGCGAGATCGCCGAGGAGACCGTGGATATCGCGGCTCTGAACGAGGCGCTGATCAAGGGTCTGCAGAAGCATGTCGAGATCGACGAGCCCGAGGACGACGACATGGAGCGCCTGATCGGCTCCGATGCCGGTGCCGGCAGTGTCGGACTGGACGGCCGGCTCGCCGAGGGTGAAACTCTCGGGGAAGACGCGGCGGAGGATCTCGGTATGGAGATCGAGCAGGGTGACGGTGGCCAGCAGTTCGAGGATGTCGACGACAGCGAGCTCGACCGCGAAGGTTGA